CGTGGACCACGATCCGGTCGTTCTCGTGCGTCACCGACGCGACCGAGGGCAGCTCCGCCAGCAGTCCCGCCGCCAGCGGGGCCGAGGGGACGAACGAGATCGCCGTGCCGCCCGCGGTGCGCCCGATCAGCCCGGCCGGCGTGTCGAGCGCGGTGATCCGGCCCTTGTCGATCAGGGCTATCCGGTCGCACAGGCGCTGCGCCTCCTCCATGAAGTGCGTGACCAGCAGCACGGTGACCCCGCTGTCGCGGACGTCCTGGATGAGCCGCCAGGTGTCGCGGCGGGCGCGCGGGTCCAGCCCTGTGGTCAGTTCGTCGAGGATGACGACGGCGGGCTTGCCGACCAGGGCGAGCGCGATGGACAGGCGCTGCTTCTGGCCGCCGGAGAGCTTGGCGAACCGGGTGCGGAGCTTGTCGGTGAGCCCGAGGCGTTCGGCGAGGGGGCGCCAGTCGGCGGGGTCCGGGTAGCAGGCGGCGTACAGTGCGAACGCCTCGCTGACCGTGATCTTGGGCTGGAGTTCGCTCTCCTGGAGCTGGACGCCCAGGACGCGGGTGACGGAGTCGCGGTCGGCGGCGGGGTCGTACCCGGCGACGCGGACGCTGCCCGCGTCGGGGCGCCGCAGGCCCGCGACGCACTCGACCGTGGTGGTCTTGCCCGCGCCGTTGGGGCCGAGGATTCCGAAGATCTCCCCCTCCCCGATGTCGAAGGACACGCCGTCGACGGCCTTCTTGCCCGCGTACGCCTTGCGCAGGCCGCTGACTTCGATGATTGCCATGCGAACGAGCGTGCCGCGGCGGGACGTTCGCGCACATCGCCCATCGCGCTCGAAGGCGCATCGGCCGATCGGCCGATGGCGCGCGGCGGGCACGGCCCCCGCCGGCGGCTGTGCGCGCCGGTCAGCGCGCCGCCTCCTGCCGACTCCCGGCCCGCGCGGGCCGGTTGACCCGCTCGATCACGTCGCGGCTGCCGTCGGGGCGCAGCCTCGGCAGCACGGGCTCCCCCACCATGCCCGGCAGCACGACCTGCCACCAGCCGGTGAGCCGTTCCACGAGGTCGGCGCGGTCGCTGAGCACCGCGGACAGCAACTGCACCCCGATGAACGAGCCGACGACCATGCAGGCCAGGTCGTCCGGGTCGGCGTCCGGCCGCAGCTCCCCGCGCTCGCCCGCGAGCGCGAGGTGGGTGCGGCACAGCTCCGTCCACCAGTGGTACATGCCCTGCGGGTCGGCCTCGCCGAGCATGCCCCGCTCGACGGTCAGCCGCACACCGGCCCGCAGCAGCGTGTCGGTCGGGAACGAACGGGCCACGCCGTGCGTGAAGTCGATGACGGTCTGGGTGTGCAGGCCCGTGTCGGTGACGATCACGGAGCGGCGCCGCTCGGCCACGACGCTGCGGGCGAGCGCTTCCTTGGAGTCGAAGTGGAAGTACAGGGCGCCCTTGGTGACGCCGGCGGTGTGGAGGATGTCCGTGATGCTGGCCGAGGCGTACCCGTGTGCGTCGAAGACGGCGGCGGCGGCCTCGATCACACGACGCCGGGTGCGCAGCGCCCGCTGCTGGGTGGCCAAACGAACCTCCTGGTGGTGAGCCGCGGCACGCCATGGCCCGGAGGTGTCGCTTGCTGGACAGGGCCCTGCCGTGGGCGAGTCGGTCACATCCGAAACAAACCGTTTGGTGCGTACTGTAGCGACGCCACTCGCGAAGGCTCCCGGACCGGCGCGGAGACGTTCGGGCAAGGAAACGTGCGCGTACGGCAGGCGTGCGGGCACGGAGGCGTTCAGAAGCGGAAGCGTTCAGGCGCGAGAACGTTCGGGCGCGGAAGCGTTCGAAAGCGTCCCGGCGCGGAAGCGTCGCGGCGCGCAGCCGGGCGGCCGGGTCACTCGGCGGCCGTGCGCACCCGCGGCCCCGGGCCGCCGGGCCCGTCCGCCGGTCCCGGCACCCGCGGCGGGTCCGGGTCGGCGTT
Above is a genomic segment from Streptomyces marincola containing:
- a CDS encoding ABC transporter ATP-binding protein — translated: MAIIEVSGLRKAYAGKKAVDGVSFDIGEGEIFGILGPNGAGKTTTVECVAGLRRPDAGSVRVAGYDPAADRDSVTRVLGVQLQESELQPKITVSEAFALYAACYPDPADWRPLAERLGLTDKLRTRFAKLSGGQKQRLSIALALVGKPAVVILDELTTGLDPRARRDTWRLIQDVRDSGVTVLLVTHFMEEAQRLCDRIALIDKGRITALDTPAGLIGRTAGGTAISFVPSAPLAAGLLAELPSVASVTHENDRIVVHGTDETVNGVLSLLAGRGITAHQLRVTEATLDDAYLDLTGQDA
- a CDS encoding ScbR family autoregulator-binding transcription factor: MATQQRALRTRRRVIEAAAAVFDAHGYASASITDILHTAGVTKGALYFHFDSKEALARSVVAERRRSVIVTDTGLHTQTVIDFTHGVARSFPTDTLLRAGVRLTVERGMLGEADPQGMYHWWTELCRTHLALAGERGELRPDADPDDLACMVVGSFIGVQLLSAVLSDRADLVERLTGWWQVVLPGMVGEPVLPRLRPDGSRDVIERVNRPARAGSRQEAAR